One part of the Terrimicrobium sacchariphilum genome encodes these proteins:
- a CDS encoding glucan biosynthesis protein: protein MKIHLVFGLITVLLLVIVISSRQRETVGFDQVAAAALKMAQEDYLTASPALPRSLRELTADQYKLIRWNDEKTLWRKEGLPFQVRFFHPGHVYDRQIDIYEVNKQGTQKKTYSRQSFEFDPRLEGLKFFNVIGYAGFRLMYPINRPEQLDEVLRFLGGSDFQAVAKGLVLGAKTRALVIDPGSKDQPAEEPVFTSFWLRRPDTFSSQFTLLALLESRSVTGAYSFEVEPGEETRVRVRARLYFRRKVDKVGFAPLISMFWFGENTSNTFGDFRPEVHKSDGLLFQTDSGEWVWRPLAWIESAQVNIFANAGPKGYGLMQRDRDFSHYQDLNSLFHQMPSVWVQPVKGFNQGAVSLLQQPTQNDQADNVMAYWSPATSPRPLEPVEIEYVLRWMTYSPDLPPVGRCVSTRVDLQDEANRREIFLDFSGGPLDKVKQGETPVPEVSSPNNAATISNVKVERNEFGKSWRVSFLAERNGDKKPIELRCRVLVNGNPASETWTYTWNP, encoded by the coding sequence ATGAAAATTCATTTGGTCTTTGGTCTGATCACGGTCCTGCTCCTTGTGATCGTCATCAGTTCCCGGCAAAGGGAAACCGTCGGGTTTGACCAGGTTGCCGCCGCTGCGCTCAAGATGGCCCAGGAGGACTACCTCACGGCGTCACCTGCCTTGCCGCGCAGCCTGCGCGAGCTGACCGCAGACCAATACAAGCTCATCCGCTGGAATGACGAGAAAACCCTCTGGCGCAAGGAAGGGCTTCCTTTTCAGGTCCGTTTCTTTCACCCGGGTCATGTGTACGATCGCCAGATCGATATCTATGAGGTCAACAAGCAGGGAACTCAAAAGAAGACCTACTCGCGGCAATCCTTCGAGTTTGACCCGCGCCTTGAGGGGTTGAAGTTTTTCAACGTTATCGGGTATGCGGGCTTCCGCCTCATGTATCCGATCAACCGGCCGGAGCAGCTCGACGAGGTGCTGCGTTTCCTCGGTGGCTCAGATTTTCAAGCGGTGGCCAAGGGCCTCGTACTCGGTGCGAAAACCCGCGCCTTGGTGATCGACCCGGGTAGCAAGGATCAACCGGCCGAGGAGCCGGTGTTCACCAGCTTCTGGCTCCGGCGCCCGGATACGTTTTCCTCGCAGTTTACCCTGCTCGCACTGCTGGAGAGTCGCAGTGTGACGGGGGCCTATAGCTTTGAGGTCGAACCGGGCGAGGAAACCAGGGTGCGTGTACGCGCCCGGCTGTATTTCCGTCGCAAGGTGGACAAGGTGGGATTTGCCCCGCTGATCAGCATGTTCTGGTTCGGCGAAAACACGAGCAACACCTTTGGCGACTTCCGCCCTGAGGTGCACAAGTCGGATGGCCTGCTTTTCCAGACCGACAGTGGCGAATGGGTGTGGCGTCCCCTGGCTTGGATCGAGTCAGCCCAGGTCAACATCTTTGCCAATGCCGGCCCCAAGGGCTACGGACTCATGCAGCGAGACCGCGATTTCAGCCACTATCAGGACCTGAATTCCCTCTTTCATCAGATGCCCAGCGTCTGGGTGCAGCCGGTCAAAGGCTTCAACCAGGGGGCCGTTTCCTTGCTCCAGCAGCCGACTCAAAACGATCAGGCCGATAACGTGATGGCATACTGGTCGCCTGCGACCTCGCCTCGACCGCTTGAACCGGTTGAGATCGAGTATGTTCTCCGCTGGATGACCTACAGTCCGGACCTGCCGCCCGTGGGGCGCTGCGTTTCCACCCGCGTGGACTTGCAGGATGAGGCAAACCGTCGTGAGATTTTCCTCGATTTCTCCGGGGGACCGCTCGACAAGGTGAAACAAGGTGAGACCCCTGTGCCCGAGGTTTCGTCGCCAAATAACGCCGCAACCATTTCCAATGTGAAGGTCGAGCGTAATGAGTTTGGAAAATCGTGGCGTGTCAGCTTTCTGGCCGAGCGCAACGGTGACAAAAAGCCGATCGAACTCCGCTGCCGCGTGCTGGTCAATGGCAATCCGGCGAGCGAAACCTGGACCTACACGTGGAATCCATAA
- a CDS encoding metal-dependent hydrolase gives MKLSYYGHSCFAVETSGATLLFDPFIRPNSLAASVEVSSIKADYILLSHGHFDHVADAVELARLTGATVISNFEIYTWLGQQGIDKVHPMNHGGSFRFPFGRVKFVNAIHSSVLPDGTYGGNPGGFVIESGDGSFYYAGDTALTLDMQLIAEEFDLLFAVLPIGDNFTMGANDAGRAAKLLNCKNVVGVHYDTFPPIKIDHAEAKATVAKQGAMLHLPAIGQTIDL, from the coding sequence ATGAAACTCTCCTACTACGGACATTCCTGTTTTGCGGTGGAAACGAGTGGCGCGACTCTCCTCTTCGATCCGTTCATCCGGCCAAACAGCCTGGCCGCCTCGGTGGAGGTTTCCAGCATCAAGGCAGACTATATTCTCCTGTCGCACGGGCATTTTGATCACGTCGCAGATGCGGTCGAGTTGGCCAGGCTCACCGGAGCAACGGTGATATCGAATTTCGAAATCTACACTTGGCTCGGCCAGCAGGGCATCGACAAGGTGCACCCCATGAACCATGGAGGGAGCTTTCGCTTTCCCTTTGGCCGGGTGAAGTTCGTCAATGCCATCCATTCCAGCGTCCTCCCAGATGGCACCTACGGGGGAAACCCGGGTGGATTCGTCATCGAGTCCGGCGATGGCTCATTCTACTACGCGGGAGATACGGCCCTCACGCTCGACATGCAACTGATCGCCGAGGAGTTTGACCTCTTGTTTGCCGTTCTGCCCATCGGCGACAACTTCACCATGGGCGCGAACGACGCAGGTCGCGCCGCAAAGCTCCTGAACTGCAAGAATGTCGTGGGAGTGCACTACGATACCTTCCCTCCCATCAAGATCGATCATGCGGAGGCAAAGGCCACGGTGGCAAAGCAGGGCGCGATGCTTCATCTCCCCGCGATCGGGCAGACGATCGACCTGTGA
- a CDS encoding Sec-independent protein translocase subunit TatA/TatB, whose protein sequence is MQPLVPLAFGLPGGPEWFFLIALVLLFFGAKKLPELARGLGQSLGEFRKAKEEFDKELHNSANAVTSAPAKVEAKPAEGTEPQQKS, encoded by the coding sequence ATGCAACCACTCGTTCCTCTTGCCTTCGGCTTGCCGGGCGGCCCGGAATGGTTTTTCCTTATAGCCTTGGTATTGCTTTTCTTCGGTGCCAAGAAGCTTCCGGAACTCGCTCGCGGTCTGGGCCAGAGCCTCGGTGAATTCCGCAAGGCTAAGGAAGAGTTTGACAAGGAACTGCATAACTCCGCCAACGCCGTGACCTCTGCTCCGGCCAAAGTGGAAGCCAAGCCTGCAGAAGGTACCGAGCCTCAGCAGAAGTCTTGA
- a CDS encoding endonuclease/exonuclease/phosphatase family protein — protein MGRFQTCCCRTLIFLFLAAAASFAAEVKVAWFNLENYIERDDGSGQIAKSPARIGAVVKTITELRPDILAVAEIGDRTTLTDLQNRLKAAGWDLPASEWVAGLDQARHLALLSRYPIVERNSQDALYFPLNGVKHGMHRGILDITVELAPAYRLRVLGAHFKSRRDESAYDQAAFRLAEARLFRSYVEKILRSAPETNLLAAGDLNDTKNEPAIREIIGTPREPGILRDIWVRDSRGETWTHYWKVADVYSRIDYLLTSPGLSPEILWRKCGIVDAPYWSQASDHRAIYAVLSPENK, from the coding sequence GTGGGCCGATTCCAGACCTGCTGCTGCCGTACTCTCATATTCCTCTTTCTCGCGGCGGCAGCGTCGTTCGCCGCAGAGGTCAAAGTCGCGTGGTTCAATCTTGAGAACTACATTGAGCGCGACGATGGCTCCGGCCAGATCGCGAAATCTCCCGCCCGCATCGGTGCCGTGGTCAAGACCATCACGGAATTGCGCCCGGATATTCTCGCCGTGGCTGAGATCGGCGACCGGACTACCCTCACCGACCTGCAAAACCGGCTGAAAGCCGCCGGATGGGATCTCCCCGCGTCGGAGTGGGTTGCCGGGCTGGATCAAGCCCGCCATCTCGCCCTGCTCAGCCGTTATCCGATCGTCGAGCGCAATTCCCAGGATGCGCTTTATTTCCCTCTCAACGGGGTGAAGCACGGCATGCACCGCGGCATCCTCGACATCACCGTCGAGCTGGCTCCGGCATATCGGCTGCGGGTGCTCGGCGCGCATTTCAAGTCTCGGCGTGATGAAAGCGCATACGACCAGGCTGCCTTTCGGCTGGCGGAGGCCCGTCTCTTTCGCAGCTATGTTGAAAAGATCCTCCGTTCCGCACCTGAAACCAATCTCCTCGCCGCCGGAGACCTCAACGATACGAAGAACGAACCTGCAATCCGGGAGATCATCGGGACGCCCAGGGAGCCGGGAATACTCCGCGACATCTGGGTGCGGGATTCCCGAGGGGAAACGTGGACGCACTATTGGAAAGTCGCTGACGTCTATTCGCGAATCGACTATTTGTTGACCAGTCCCGGACTTTCGCCCGAGATACTCTGGCGGAAGTGCGGGATCGTCGACGCTCCCTACTGGTCACAAGCCAGCGACCATCGCGCCATTTACGCCGTTCTCTCGCCCGAAAACAAATGA
- a CDS encoding thioredoxin family protein, whose protein sequence is MIRPLIPLVAIFLPLVAIADSASEWALILKLDEGPQKKISSITDVRQEARNHLLLQQKTLETFISRYPSDPNVIEAQMKLAAVQAALGNIDENHALVDTAIKSLASLESSPKATAEQAANAGFLKVSLQMQDAGGTDAERRDVIIAAAQDFNNRHPGDRRGPRLLVEAATLCDDTPSRKRELLDQAARETKEASLKQRIADDLHRLDLLGRTPSIKVPLIKGGVLDLATLRGNVVVLIFWSTDSPHSLLWLRDFRIAYESLSKNNLKVVTVGLDRSRQSYESRAKSFPPEWVDSYDSDGWLGALPRSLGINALPSVWILDKKGVVRTINAKSNFAKWIRDLQAE, encoded by the coding sequence ATGATCCGCCCCCTCATTCCTCTCGTCGCCATTTTCCTCCCCTTGGTTGCCATCGCGGACTCCGCCAGCGAATGGGCGCTAATCCTCAAGCTCGACGAGGGGCCGCAAAAGAAGATCAGCTCCATCACCGATGTGCGGCAGGAGGCCCGCAATCATCTCCTCCTCCAGCAAAAGACTCTCGAGACTTTCATCTCCCGCTACCCGAGTGATCCGAATGTCATCGAGGCACAGATGAAGCTTGCCGCAGTCCAGGCAGCATTGGGAAACATCGATGAGAATCACGCTCTCGTCGACACGGCGATCAAGTCGCTTGCGTCGCTGGAAAGCTCACCCAAAGCCACCGCGGAGCAGGCAGCTAATGCCGGTTTCCTCAAGGTTTCGCTCCAGATGCAGGATGCCGGGGGCACAGATGCGGAGCGCCGGGACGTCATTATCGCGGCGGCGCAGGATTTTAACAACCGTCACCCCGGGGATCGGCGAGGGCCCCGCCTGCTGGTTGAGGCGGCGACGCTATGCGACGATACTCCCTCGCGTAAGCGCGAGTTACTCGATCAGGCGGCAAGGGAGACCAAGGAGGCTTCACTGAAACAGCGCATCGCCGACGACCTCCATCGGCTCGATCTGCTCGGCAGGACGCCATCGATCAAGGTTCCCCTCATAAAAGGGGGCGTCCTCGACCTCGCGACCCTGCGCGGCAACGTGGTGGTGCTGATTTTCTGGTCTACAGACTCCCCCCACTCTCTTCTCTGGCTGAGGGATTTTCGCATCGCCTACGAGTCGCTCTCAAAAAATAACCTCAAGGTCGTGACGGTCGGTCTTGACCGCTCCCGCCAGTCCTATGAAAGCCGGGCGAAGAGCTTCCCGCCTGAGTGGGTCGACTCCTACGACTCCGATGGATGGCTCGGCGCCCTGCCGCGATCACTCGGAATTAATGCCCTCCCGTCGGTTTGGATTCTGGACAAGAAGGGCGTAGTCCGTACGATCAACGCCAAGTCGAACTTCGCGAAATGGATTCGCGATTTGCAGGCTGAGTAA